The Gloeomargarita lithophora Alchichica-D10 genomic sequence AGAAGAAGTGGTCGAAAAAATCCCGGAACCCTTTGCTTATTTCGCCTTTGTTTCTAAGCCCTTTGAAAAGGCCGAATTGTTTGAAGCCATCCGGTTAGCCACCCGGTTTGCCGGTGAGCGGCTCAAACGCCAACAGGTTGCCCCCACCCCCACACCCGTCAGTGCCGATGTTGAAGCACGGGTGCAGGCATTGGAAGCCCAGGTTGCCCAACTGCGGGGGGAATTGCAATCTTTGCGTACCTGGATTCAAGAACGGTTGGGCGGTTAATAGCTCAGCGATAGGAATAGAATATGGAGAAACCACAATGCAAGCTGAATTACCGCCC encodes the following:
- a CDS encoding response regulator → MTRKVLVIDDSRVIRMRVKDMMPQEGLELLEARDGVEGMKMIRQHQPNLILLDFILPRKGGWDIFQEIQQDAHLHTTALVVMSGRKEEVVEKIPEPFAYFAFVSKPFEKAELFEAIRLATRFAGERLKRQQVAPTPTPVSADVEARVQALEAQVAQLRGELQSLRTWIQERLGG